Genomic segment of Sphingomicrobium marinum:
CATCGGTCACGCGGCTGTCTATATGCGCGGTCATGATGATCACGTCGTTGGGTCGTTCGGTGCCGCGCTGGATCCCGATCGCGCTGCACACGCGCGTGGGTTCGGGGATGCGGTCGCCGGTCACGACATCGCAAACCTGGCTTGCCTCAAGCCCCATTTCGGCAAACTTTGCCTCGGCCCAGCGCACCGCCGCGCCGATACCGCGGTTTGGATCGGTCTGGCTCGACAGGGTGTGGCGCGTGCCAAAGCCCACCAGCGTGTCGATATCGGCGCGCAGCCGGTCCTCGCTTACGTCCTCGGACAGCGCGAGCAGCGCCGCATCACGCTCGGCATGCATGGCGTGGCCGTGGTGCTGCATATCGCCGCCGCCGTGATGATCGGTGGCCAAAGCGGGCGCGGTGAGAAGGGTGGCGGCAAGCAACACGGTACGCATGGGCAATCTCCTTTGCGCTTGAACTGGCATGTTGCTCGTGCGTTGGCTAGGGGAAGGCCGAAAATCGAATCTAGGAGTGTCTTTTTCCATGCGCAGCATCGACCATTTCATCAATGGCAGCCACGTCGGCGGTTCGTCCCGCCAGCACCCGATCTGGAACCCGTCCGAAGGCAAGCAGCAGGCCGAAGTCGGCCTTGGCGATGCCGATCTGCTGAACAAGGCCGTCGACGCCGCCAAAGCCGCGCAGCCCGCCTGGGCCGCGACCAACCCGCAAAAGCGCGCGCGCGTTTTTTTCAAGTTCAAGGAGCTCGTCGAAGCGCATATGGACGAGCTCGCCGAGCTGCTGTCGAGCGAGCATGGCAAGGTCATCGCCGATGCGAAGGGCGATGTGCAGCGCGGGCTCGACGTCATCGAATTTTGCTGCGGCATCCCGCATTTGCTCAAAGGCGAATATACGCAGGGCGCGGGCCCGGGCATCGATGTCTATTCGATGCGCCAGCCGCTCGGCATCGGTGCGGGTATCACGCCGTTCAACTTCCCCGCGATGATCCCGATGTGGATGTTCGGCCCCGCCATCGCGGTCGGCAACGCCTTCATCCTCAAGCCTAGCGAAAAAGACCCCAGCGTCCCGATGCGGCTTGCTGAACTGATGAAGGAAGCGGGCCTGCCCGATGGCATCCTCAATGTCGTGCATGGCGACAAGGAAATGGTCGATGCGATCATCGAGCATCCCGACATCAAGGGCATCAGCTTCGTTGGCTCCTCAGCGATTGCCGAATACATTTATTCAGGTGGCACGCGGAACGGGAAACGCGTCCAGGCCTTTGGCGGGGCAAAGAATCACGGCGTCGTCCTTCCCGATGCCGATCTCGACCAGGTCGTCAACGATCTCACCGGCGCGGCTTTTGGCTCGGCGGGCGAACGCTGCATGGCGCTCCCGGTCGTCGTCCCCGTCGGCGAAGACACGGCCGAACGGCTGCGCGAAAAGCTGATCCCTGCAATCAACGGGCTGCAGGTTGGTGTGTCGACCGATCCCGACGCGCATTACGGCCCCGTGGTGACCGAACAGCACAAGCAGACGGTCGAAAACTGGATCGCCAAGTGCGAAGCCGAGGGCGGCGAGCTGGTCATCGACGGGCGCGGGCTCGAACTGCAGGGCACTGACGGCTGGTTCGTCGGCCCGACGCTATTCGATCACGTGAAGCCCGACTTCGAAAGCTACAAGGAAGAGATTTTCGGTCCCGTCCTGCA
This window contains:
- a CDS encoding CoA-acylating methylmalonate-semialdehyde dehydrogenase, with amino-acid sequence MRSIDHFINGSHVGGSSRQHPIWNPSEGKQQAEVGLGDADLLNKAVDAAKAAQPAWAATNPQKRARVFFKFKELVEAHMDELAELLSSEHGKVIADAKGDVQRGLDVIEFCCGIPHLLKGEYTQGAGPGIDVYSMRQPLGIGAGITPFNFPAMIPMWMFGPAIAVGNAFILKPSEKDPSVPMRLAELMKEAGLPDGILNVVHGDKEMVDAIIEHPDIKGISFVGSSAIAEYIYSGGTRNGKRVQAFGGAKNHGVVLPDADLDQVVNDLTGAAFGSAGERCMALPVVVPVGEDTAERLREKLIPAINGLQVGVSTDPDAHYGPVVTEQHKQTVENWIAKCEAEGGELVIDGRGLELQGTDGWFVGPTLFDHVKPDFESYKEEIFGPVLQMVRADSFDEAVRLPSDHQYGNGVAIFTRNGHAAREFAARVNVGMVGVNVPIPVPVSYHTFGGWKRSGFGDIDQHGPDGIRFWTKAKKVTQRWPDGSAAGDHKEAFVIPTMG